From Toxorhynchites rutilus septentrionalis strain SRP chromosome 2, ASM2978413v1, whole genome shotgun sequence, a single genomic window includes:
- the LOC129767068 gene encoding uncharacterized protein LOC129767068, producing MLSPNDRIIRIGGRLGQSTRHEDFKHPILLPGSHYLSTLLLLSYHQKLLHAAAQLMINTIRIRYWLLGGRGAAKQIVHKCVTCVRARPTLIEQFMSELPAARVTASRPFSKVGIDFWGPIYIQPRHRRDAPIKTYVAVFVCFTTKAVHLEIVANLTTAKFLQAFRRFVSRRGLCSDVYTDNGKNFVGAAGELKHLLQSAEHKGQVARECTENGIRWHFNPPKGFHFGGLWEAAIKSAQKHFTRVLGPRVLAYDDMETLLAQIECCLNSRPLTPLSDDPSDLAPLTPRHFLVGSELKAIPDVNLDSVQYNRLTQWQQTQKMFQEIWNRWHLEYLATLQPRAKWCNPPVHIEKNRLVNIKEENISPMR from the coding sequence ATGCTCTCACCCAACGACAGAATCATCCGGATCGGCGGTCGCTTGGGACAGTCGACACGACATGAAGACTTCAAGCACCCAATCCTGCTGCCAGGCTCTCATTATCTGTCAACACTGCTACTATTGTCATATCACCAGAAACTTCTGCATGCTGCCGCGCAGCTGATGATCAACACAATTCGTATTCGTTACTGGCTCTTGGGCGGAAGAGGGGCGGCTAAGCAGATCGTACACAAATGCGTCACCTGCGTACGCGCTCGACCGACGCTCATCGAGCAGTTTATGTCCGAGCTCCCGGCTGCTCGTGTAACTGCGTCTCgacctttttcaaaagttggCATAGACTTTTGGGGACCAATCTACATTCAACCACGGCATAGACGCGATGCACCCATCAAAACATACGTTGCCGTATTCGTCTGTTTTACGACGAAGGCGGTACACCTCGAAATCGTTGCAAACTTGACCACCGCAAAATTTCTACAAGCCTTCCGACGATTTGTATCCCGGCGTGGTCTATGCTCTGACGTCTACACAGACAACGGGAAGAATTTTGTGGGCGCAGCCGGCGAGCTAAAACACCTTTTGCAAAGCGCAGAGCACAAAGGTCAGGTAGCTCGAGAGTGCACGGAAAACGGCATCCGTTGGCACTTTAACCCTCCCAAAGGCTTTCATTTTGGCGGACTGTGGGAGGCGGCAATAAAATCGGCGCAGAAGCATTTCACTCGGGTACTAGGCCCTCGAGTACTGGCGTACGACGACATGGAGACTCTCCTAGCGCAGATAGAATGCTGCTTAAACTCCCGTCCGCTTACACCTCTAAGCGACGACCCATCCGATCTTGCTCCACTTACCCCGAGGCATTTCCTTGTGGGTTCGGAATTAAAGGCAATTCCAGATGTCAATCTCGACTCAGTTCAGTACAATCGGTTGACTCAATGGCAGCAGACACAGAAAATGTTCCAGGAAATATGGAATCGATGGCACCTGGAATATTTGGCTACGTTGCAGCCCAGAGCCAAGTGGTGCAACCCACCGGTACACATCGAAAAGAACCGACTTGTCAACATAAAAGAGGAGAATATTTCTCCGATGCGATGA